A DNA window from Planctomycetota bacterium contains the following coding sequences:
- the ffh gene encoding signal recognition particle protein, with translation MFDQLTDKLSGTLRNLSGRGKISDENVRDAMGDIREALLEADVNYDVVKEFTDAALRKALGQEVLKSIKPAEQMVKIVYDELVGLMGPVDTQVYTVSPGPTIIMMAGLQGAGKTTTCGKLAAFLKNKKGHQPMLAAVDLQRPAAVEQLRVVGQQVGVPVYTDDSKIAAHGEVAKGAAVSVAKAAVKEAKAQGRDILILDTAGRLAIDEPLMEELSDINKAVGPHQIFLVLDAMTGQDAVESAKAFNEKLELDGLILTKFDSDTRGGALLSAKYVTGKPVKFIGTGEKLENLDEFRPEGMAQRILGMGDILGLVQEAQDKFDEEEAARLEAKMAKGDFSLEDFVSQMQQVQKLGPMNKVMGMIPGMSEMAKSGAMDGGAVEGQMSRMQAIYNSMTKAERKKPELLDQPRRRRIAAGAGVQVKDVGGMIKQYEMSRGMIRSVGGMGVGSRMKLMKGLMGGGLGGLNMPGGPLVSTKRGTKMQKKKRNKKGKRR, from the coding sequence ACGTCCGTGACGCGATGGGCGACATCCGCGAGGCCCTCCTCGAAGCCGACGTCAACTACGACGTGGTCAAGGAGTTCACCGACGCGGCACTTCGTAAAGCGCTCGGCCAGGAAGTGCTCAAGTCGATCAAGCCGGCCGAGCAGATGGTCAAGATCGTCTACGACGAGTTGGTCGGCCTGATGGGCCCGGTCGACACCCAGGTCTACACCGTCAGCCCCGGCCCGACGATCATCATGATGGCCGGCCTGCAGGGCGCGGGTAAAACCACCACCTGCGGCAAGCTCGCGGCGTTCCTTAAGAACAAAAAGGGTCACCAGCCCATGCTTGCCGCCGTCGACCTCCAACGCCCCGCAGCGGTCGAACAGCTCCGCGTCGTCGGACAACAGGTCGGCGTGCCGGTGTACACCGACGACAGCAAGATCGCCGCCCACGGTGAGGTCGCCAAGGGCGCGGCTGTGTCGGTAGCCAAGGCCGCGGTGAAGGAAGCCAAAGCCCAGGGCCGCGACATTCTCATCCTCGACACCGCCGGCCGACTCGCCATCGACGAGCCGCTGATGGAGGAGTTGTCCGACATCAACAAGGCCGTCGGCCCGCACCAGATCTTCCTCGTCCTCGACGCCATGACCGGCCAGGACGCGGTCGAATCCGCCAAGGCGTTCAACGAAAAACTCGAACTCGACGGGCTGATCCTCACCAAGTTCGACTCCGACACGCGCGGCGGTGCACTGCTCTCGGCCAAGTACGTCACCGGCAAGCCGGTCAAGTTCATCGGCACCGGCGAGAAGCTCGAAAACCTCGACGAGTTCCGCCCCGAGGGCATGGCCCAGCGCATCCTTGGCATGGGTGACATCCTCGGCCTTGTCCAGGAAGCCCAGGATAAGTTCGACGAGGAGGAAGCCGCCCGCCTCGAAGCGAAGATGGCCAAGGGCGACTTCTCGCTCGAGGACTTCGTGAGCCAGATGCAGCAGGTTCAGAAGCTGGGTCCGATGAACAAGGTCATGGGCATGATCCCCGGCATGAGCGAGATGGCCAAGAGCGGCGCGATGGACGGCGGGGCGGTCGAGGGCCAGATGAGCCGGATGCAGGCGATCTACAACTCGATGACCAAGGCCGAGCGGAAGAAGCCCGAGCTACTGGATCAACCCCGCCGCCGCCGCATCGCCGCCGGTGCGGGGGTACAGGTCAAGGACGTCGGCGGGATGATCAAGCAGTACGAAATGAGCCGCGGCATGATCCGCAGCGTCGGCGGCATGGGCGTGGGCAGCCGCATGAAGCTCATGAAAGGCCTGATGGGCGGCGGCCTGGGCGGCCTGAACATGCCCGGCGGGCCGTTGGTGAGCACCAAGCGCGGGACGAAGATGCAGAAGAAGAAGCGGAACAAGAAAGGGAAACGGCGGTGA